GTTGTTGATGTTGCTCCTTTCTCGTCAGtaagattttattttcttctgtcATTTCGTTCGGAGCCAATCTTTTGGCTTCAATTTGTATACGCAGTTGAGCCATCCTGTAACCCTTTTCTCTGGATTTGCACATTTGATGAAAACAAGGTAGCCAAAGATGAGTTGTTACATTcgtcaagtttttttttgagtttttctttAGGCGGACCAATGGGAGGTTGTGACGTTGTTTTCTGTGTTTGTTTTTCCATGATTTTTTGTTAAGCAAGAAATAGGTTGATTTATGATTTTTCTTTGGGTTGCAACCTATTCTTATTTTATACACAATTATAAGAATTCTCATTGGGGTTTGCTCATGGGGTTCACCTATTATCAGCCGCTAGATTAGACAAAATCAGTGGACCAGAATTCTTGTCTTTCTTCATCTTTCTGATTGGCTGTTACATTTATCACACGGATCACGATCTGAGCTATATATTTGACAAAATCAACGGACCAGatcttttggttttcttccgATCACTCTCTTCCTTCCttcaaatcacaaaccctaaaactATACCCTATAACCCAaacctttttcataaataattaatgTTTGATAAACAAATAAGAATTTTacttatgtaaatttaattatttaaatatcatcaaatatttttttataatacttattctataaaaattttatatatctaaatatgatataatttctATAATTGATCATATGCAAACCATTACCAATGATATTTTATCTAAGGGCAGTTTTTTTAGAATAATGTTTTGCGTTAAGTTTTTAGAGTTAAGTTTTATTCATTAGCCTTTATTCtttattaaatactattatttattccACATATTAAATCTGCTTTAATGTTTAGTATTTGGGGGAAAAAATAGAGAGATTTCTGAATATGGAAATGTGTCGAACACTACAAGATGTACCGGGTGATAAATAGATGGCACATGTACGATGTaaattgattttagttatagggCGAGTCTGTATTtaataaagatatttttttttcacaaccTATTATCAGCCGCTAGATAAGACAAAATCAATGGACTAGAGTTCTTGTCTTCCTTCATCTTTCGTGATTGGCTGCTACATTTATCGCACGGATCGCAAGCTGTTAGATTTGACAAAATCAACGGACCGtatcttttggttttcttccgAACACTCCTTTCCTTCTATTCTCCAAATTGTCTACGTATTCATTCTTTCAAtcccaaaccctaaaactataCCCTATACCCCAaacattttttcattaattattattgttaaataaacaaataagaattttaattatgtaaatttaCTTAAACGGTCaaaacttttacttttttttataatactatCTCTATCAAAACTTTCATCTCGTAATTTatgtcaaaatatataattgttcaTATGTAAAGTCATCATGGAGGGTTATagagataatataatctatctcTATCAAAACTTTCATATCCTAATTTATGTCAATCctgtatttcaaaattaactttttttttggtcagcttatttcaaaatcaactaaaaatttattttggacggATTCCTAAAAGTAAATGAACTTCactcgttgacaaaaaaaatgaacttCACTCTCGAGACCTCTTTGATtcattactctctctctctagtcagAAATGACGGATCCTTGGTACAGCGAGACGAAGCAACACAAAAGAGAATATGATTGGCTCTTTACAGCTGCGGATGCAAATCATGGCATACCAAACAAGTGTGCTTGTGGTCAATCTATCGTAGTAGAGTCAGGCGAGCAAGGAAGGCAGTACTATGTATGCAAAGTGTTTGAGGTTAGAATGATGTGTGGTATAcgaatatatgtttgtttctcttGTTAATTTGTTGACTTTCATAATTACCCTTGCACCTTCATGATGATGGCTCACACTTTCGGATTTGCTGTCTTCAAGCACTCGAAGATGAGGTgaataatttgaagaaaaacTTTCGTGACGAGGTCGAGACCCGCTTGAAGCCGGAATTAAAGATTCAACAAATGAGTAAGGAAATCGAAGAGCTCAAGAAATTAGtgaaggatttttttttttaatttcgtgtGTTAGATTCCCTAAATATCTTATGAACTTGGTGGTGCTCACGTGTTTTTCTCTTGTGTTCTAAACTTATATATTGCTATGTTTTTCTATTCTAGGTTGTTATGTTTTACCAGTACTACACCTTCAATTAAGAAACACCAAAGTTAGTTATCGTCAACCAACATAAgtttaaacataaaaaacaacAGAAGCTTCCAATGAAGCCAACGCCTCCATCTTGTTCTTCGCATCTTCCAATGCAGTGACTCTCATGTCTAACGCTATCAACTCTCCCATTTCTTTTTGTTCCAGTGCAGTGACTCTCATGTCTAACGCTATCAACTCTCCCATTTCTTCTTCCCTAGCATTATCTAGTTCTCTCAATTCAGTTAAATCCTGCAACAGTCATACAGTGGACAGAAGGATACatctaatatatttattgtCTTAAGAAAATACTAAGATTACAACCGAAACTAAAGAGTTACTAAACAATCACCAGAGTATTAAATTAACCTGCATTGCACGCTTTAGACAAATGAATGGAAAATCCACGCCAGGATCAGTAAATACTGAGTAGATATAAATCTCTAGAGCGAGTTATTACATTTGGTGAACCAATCTTCTAAACTGACATATTTGCATTTGCGGTGAGAAGAGTGAAGGCTCTGTCCCAATCTTGGCTGACAGATTCTTGAATCTTGTAGTCACCAATAAAAGGACACCAAGCTTCTTTTAAGCCGTTTGTCCCTGTCCAAATGACCTTCTCGGGGACATTCAGAAAATCAAAGTCCAACGGCTTTGGGGGTGGGGGTGGGGGTGGCTGCTCGTTAGCCTTTTTGTTGGATTGGGTCAGCCGCTTATAGCTTCCTCGGTCTTCAGaacgctacaaaaaaaaacaggtgAGGTAATATAAAAGACAGAAACGCTGAAGTCTCAtaagaaaatagagaaaaatcTCTGAACTCACTTGTGATTTGGTGTCACTGTTGTTAACCgatttcttgtttttctttttaggcGTTCCGTGTTCCAAGTAGTACATCACCTCGGTCCTTGACCGGAACTTGCGATTGGTAACAGGTTCGTAGTAGAACTACATTACATAAAAAGGGAAATTAAAAGCATTTGCattatctttctttcttctaaACATGGGAAACAGCATTATCATCAAATTTACATCCATTTAGGAAAGGATTCACAAAACTTATCCTTTAACTAAACAAGGCAAACAAGATTATTTATGATATGTCAGGATAATCTGAAAACCTAAgaccaaaattttcaattttcctTAGACGAATCTCAGTCAGTTTCTATTCC
The Brassica napus cultivar Da-Ae chromosome A1, Da-Ae, whole genome shotgun sequence DNA segment above includes these coding regions:
- the LOC106411963 gene encoding methyl-CpG-binding domain-containing protein 5; this translates as MSNGTDQAQPPSEKLSLPVESRPKKRASPGDNWAPPPGWTTEEKVRTSGTKAGLVDKFYYEPVTNRKFRSRTEVMYYLEHGTPKKKNKKSVNNSDTKSQRSEDRGSYKRLTQSNKKANEQPPPPPPPKPLDFDFLNVPEKVIWTGTNGLKEAWCPFIGDYKIQESVSQDWDRAFTLLTANANMSV